A part of Aegilops tauschii subsp. strangulata cultivar AL8/78 chromosome 2, Aet v6.0, whole genome shotgun sequence genomic DNA contains:
- the LOC109753531 gene encoding COBRA-like protein 7, which translates to MATEQFVLFIFICCLSSQFADGYDPVDPNGNITINWDFPSIEPNVYAVKVSIHNYQLYRHIERPGWRLSWVWAGDEFISDVIGAETTERGNCTGRHGANGAPPHCCEKQPVMADLLPGAPYNRQSANCCRGGVLSSVTQNNRTATSQFDMYIVNFALDEHGDPKMPTTFSIGVPGYTCSNATNVPATRSKVDEQRHVQVLRTWQIICSYSQFRDAPSPSCCVSLTTFYNNTIVGCPRDSCGGANSPSAHQCLSGGEQSKVLAALPDAEGAPPVPVIRCTEHMCPIRVHWHVKQSYRGYWRVKTTVTNYDVVSNYTDWNLVVQHPNLRSLTQLFSFNYQPLIQYGTINDTGMFWGIKNYNEMLLGDGNVQTEMILEKDPSDFTFSGGWAFPRRVYFNGHECVMPPPDQYPSLPNAARDVRVSAVQRWLVASSCVLSLSMLFLV; encoded by the exons ATGGCGACGGAGCAGTTCGTCCTGTTCATCTTCATCTGCTGTCTGTCCTCCCAATTCGCTG ATGGATATGATCCGGTGGATCCGAACGGGAACATCACCATCAACTGGGATTTCCCGTCCATCGAGCCTAATGTGTACGCG GTAAAGGTGAGCATCCACAATTACCAGCTGTACCGCCACATCGAGCGCCCGGGGTGGCGGCTCAGCTGGGTGTGGGCCGGCGACGAGTTCATCTCGGACGTGATCGGCGCGGAGACGACGGAGCGGGGCAACTGCACCGGCCGCCACGGCGCCAACGGCGCCCCTCCGCATTGCTGCGAGAAGCAACCGGTCATGGCGGACCTGCTGCCGGGCGCGCCGTACAACAGGCAGTCCGCCAACTGCTGCCGCGGCGGCGTGCTCTCGTCCGTCACGCAGAACAACAGGACGGCCACCTCACAGTTCGACATGTACATCGTCAATTTCGCGCTCGACGAGCACGGCGACCCCAAGATGCCAACCACCTTCAGCATCGGCGTGCCGGGCTACACCTGCAGCAACGCCACCAATGTGCCGGCGACGAGGTCCAAGGTCGACGAGCAGCGGCACGTACAAGTTCTGC GCACATGGCAGATCATCTGCTCGTACTCGCAGTTCAGGGACGCACCGTCGCCGTCCTGCTGCGTCTCCCTCACGACCTTCTACAACAACACGATCGTGGGGTGCCCGCGGGACAGCTGCGGTGGTGCAAACTCTCCCTCGGCGCATCAGTGCCTCAG CGGCGGCGAGCAGTCCAAGGTCCTGGCGGCGCTGCCTGACGCCGAGGGCGCTCCGCCCGTGCCGGTCATCCGGTGCACGGAGCACATGTGCCCGATCCGGGTGCACTGGCACGTGAAGCAGAGCTACCGGGGGTACTGGAGGGTGAAGACGACGGTGACGAACTACGACGTGGTCAGCAACTACACCGACTGGAACCTGGTGGTGCAGCACCCCAACCTCCGGAGCCTGACACAGCTCTTCAGCTTCAACTACCAGCCCCTCATCCAGTACGGCACCATCA ATGACACGGGGATGTTCTGGGGAATCAAGAACTACAACGAGATGCTGCTGGGTGATGGGAACGTGCAGACCGAGATGATACTGGAGAAAGACCCGAGCGACTTCACCTTCTCAGGGGGCTGGGCGTTCCCGAGGAGGGTCTACTTCAATGGACACGAGTGCGTCATGCCGCCGCCGGATCAGTACCCTTCGCTGCCCAATGCGGCCAGGGACGTGCGTGTCTCGGCGGTGCAGCGCTGGCTAGTCGCCAGCTCTTGTGTGCTCTCGTTGTCTATGTTGTTTCTCGTGTAA